From a single Bacillus pumilus genomic region:
- a CDS encoding energy-coupling factor ABC transporter ATP-binding protein, producing the protein MDITIKELEHRYQMKTPFERLALYDVNASIQEGSYVAVIGHTGSGKSTLLQHLNGLLKPTKGSIALGETVLQATKKQKDLKSLRKKVGIVFQFPEHQLFEETILKDICFGPMNFGVPQEKAEAKAKEMLKLVGLSESLLSRSPFELSGGQMRRVAIAGVLAMEPEVLVLDEPTAGLDPRGRKEIMDMFYELHQKANLTTILVTHSMEDAAHYADQMIVMHKGTVKATGTPRELFANCTDMSSFGLDLPETIKFQQTVEEKLGITFPRPLLTMDEMAEALTALYQEDTTS; encoded by the coding sequence ATGGACATTACGATCAAAGAATTAGAGCATCGTTATCAAATGAAAACGCCGTTTGAGCGTCTCGCTTTGTATGATGTCAATGCTTCCATCCAAGAGGGTAGCTATGTTGCTGTCATTGGTCATACGGGGTCAGGCAAGTCCACGTTGCTGCAGCACCTTAATGGATTGCTCAAACCAACGAAGGGGAGCATTGCGCTTGGAGAGACCGTCTTACAAGCCACTAAAAAGCAGAAGGATTTAAAGTCCCTCCGAAAAAAAGTGGGCATCGTGTTCCAGTTTCCAGAGCATCAGCTTTTTGAAGAAACGATTCTTAAGGATATCTGTTTTGGTCCGATGAATTTCGGCGTTCCTCAGGAGAAGGCAGAAGCGAAGGCGAAGGAAATGCTAAAGCTGGTTGGTCTTTCTGAATCTTTATTATCTCGATCTCCCTTTGAATTAAGCGGTGGTCAAATGAGACGTGTGGCGATTGCAGGTGTTCTAGCGATGGAACCAGAAGTGCTTGTGCTGGATGAGCCGACTGCAGGGTTAGATCCACGCGGACGGAAGGAAATCATGGACATGTTCTATGAGCTTCATCAGAAAGCAAACCTCACCACGATTTTGGTCACACACAGTATGGAGGACGCCGCTCATTATGCGGATCAAATGATTGTGATGCACAAAGGAACGGTGAAGGCGACAGGTACACCGAGGGAATTGTTTGCTAATTGTACAGACATGTCTTCGTTTGGTCTCGACCTCCCGGAAACGATTAAATTTCAGCAGACTGTAGAAGAAAAGCTGGGCATTACGTTTCCAAGACCGCTTCTGACCATGGATGAAATGGCAGAAGCCTTAACAGCTCTTTATCAGGAGGACACGACATCATGA
- a CDS encoding energy-coupling factor transporter transmembrane component T family protein: MMDSMIIGKYVPGSSFVHRLDPRTKLLSIFFFVFIVFFANNYITYGLLGVFTILVVMFSQVPLYFILKGMKPILWIVLFTFILHIFMTKDGALLFHFGFLNIYEEGLKQGIFISLRFVYLIMMTTLLTLTTTPIEVTDGMEKLLHPFRKIKLPVHELALMMSISLRFIPTLLEETDKIMKAQMARGVDFTSGPLKDRMKAIVPLLVPLFVSAFKRAEELATAMEARGYRGGEGRTKYRQLVWGMKDTFTLLLFILLTALLVLLRN; encoded by the coding sequence ATGATGGATAGTATGATTATCGGCAAATATGTGCCAGGTTCATCCTTTGTCCATCGTCTTGATCCAAGGACAAAGCTGTTATCAATTTTCTTTTTTGTCTTCATTGTCTTTTTTGCTAATAATTACATCACCTACGGACTTTTAGGTGTCTTTACCATCCTTGTGGTGATGTTTTCTCAGGTGCCGCTCTACTTTATTCTTAAAGGAATGAAGCCGATCCTATGGATTGTCCTATTTACCTTCATTCTGCATATCTTCATGACAAAGGATGGCGCCTTGCTATTTCACTTTGGTTTTCTGAATATTTATGAAGAAGGCTTAAAGCAGGGGATCTTTATCTCACTTCGTTTTGTCTATCTCATCATGATGACGACACTTCTGACGTTAACCACAACGCCTATAGAAGTGACAGACGGTATGGAAAAGCTGCTTCACCCATTCCGTAAAATCAAACTGCCTGTTCATGAGCTTGCTCTCATGATGTCCATCTCTCTTCGGTTTATTCCGACTTTACTAGAAGAAACGGACAAAATCATGAAGGCACAAATGGCGAGAGGTGTTGATTTTACTAGCGGACCTCTAAAGGATCGCATGAAAGCAATTGTTCCTTTGCTTGTTCCGCTTTTCGTCAGTGCGTTTAAGCGTGCGGAGGAACTGGCGACAGCAATGGAAGCGAGAGGCTACCGGGGTGGAGAAGGACGGACGAAATACCGTCAGCTTGTCTGGGGCATGAAAGACACGTTCACGCTGCTCTTATTCATCCTGTTAACAGCACTCCTTGTGCTTCTAAGAAATTAG
- the truA gene encoding tRNA pseudouridine(38-40) synthase TruA yields the protein MKVKCTVSYDGTHFKGYQVQPGQRTVQTEIESALARMHKQDELIPIVASGRTDSGVHAKGQVIHFDTPLSIPMERWPFALNSLLPDDIRVLKAEEVDETFHARFSVVSKEYRYKVSTETHQNVFTRQYACHFPYRLDASKMREASGYLVGTHDFTSFCAANTEVQDKVREIYTLEWENVSDGLEMRVRGNGFLYNMVRIIAGTLLEIGSGKFHPEEIKTMLAARNREAAGKTAPSHGLYLWEVFYDN from the coding sequence ATGAAGGTTAAATGTACCGTATCCTACGATGGGACACATTTTAAAGGCTATCAGGTGCAGCCTGGGCAGCGAACTGTTCAGACGGAGATCGAGTCGGCCCTTGCAAGAATGCACAAGCAGGATGAACTGATTCCGATTGTGGCTTCCGGCCGCACGGACAGTGGTGTCCATGCGAAGGGGCAGGTTATCCATTTCGACACCCCGCTCTCGATCCCAATGGAAAGATGGCCTTTTGCCCTCAACAGTCTTCTGCCGGATGATATCCGGGTTCTAAAGGCTGAGGAAGTGGATGAGACGTTTCATGCACGTTTTAGTGTCGTTTCGAAGGAGTACCGTTATAAGGTCTCAACGGAAACGCACCAAAATGTGTTCACGAGACAGTATGCCTGCCACTTTCCTTACCGGCTTGATGCAAGCAAAATGAGAGAAGCTTCTGGGTACCTCGTTGGCACACACGACTTCACAAGCTTTTGTGCGGCCAATACAGAGGTTCAGGACAAGGTGAGGGAGATTTACACCCTTGAATGGGAAAACGTCTCAGACGGGCTTGAAATGCGTGTGAGAGGAAATGGTTTTTTATACAACATGGTGCGAATTATCGCTGGAACGTTACTTGAAATCGGATCTGGTAAATTTCACCCGGAAGAGATAAAAACCATGCTTGCCGCCCGAAATCGCGAAGCGGCAGGCAAGACTGCGCCTAGTCACGGACTGTATTTATGGGAAGTTTTCTATGACAACTAA
- the rplM gene encoding 50S ribosomal protein L13, producing the protein MRTTPMANASTIERKWLVVDAAGKTLGRLSTEVASLLRGKHKPTYTPHVDTGDHVIIINAEKIELTGKKLTDKIYYRHTMHPGGLKQRTALEMRTNYPEKMLELAIKGMLPKGPLGRQMFKKLNVYRGSEHPHQAQQPEVYELRG; encoded by the coding sequence ATGCGTACAACACCAATGGCGAACGCAAGCACAATTGAGCGCAAATGGCTAGTTGTTGATGCGGCAGGCAAGACTTTAGGTCGTCTTTCTACTGAAGTAGCATCACTTTTGCGCGGTAAGCACAAACCAACTTATACACCACACGTTGATACAGGTGATCACGTGATCATCATCAATGCTGAGAAAATCGAACTAACAGGTAAGAAATTGACGGACAAAATTTACTACCGTCACACAATGCATCCAGGTGGTTTGAAACAAAGAACTGCTCTTGAGATGCGTACAAACTACCCTGAAAAAATGTTGGAGCTTGCTATCAAAGGTATGCTTCCAAAGGGTCCACTAGGTCGTCAAATGTTCAAAAAATTAAATGTGTACCGTGGTTCTGAGCATCCACATCAAGCACAACAACCTGAAGTTTACGAACTTCGCGGTTAA
- the rpsI gene encoding 30S ribosomal protein S9: MAQVQYYGTGRRKSSVARVRLVPGEGRIVVNNREITEYIPFAALIEDVKQPLNITETANSYDVLVTVHGGGFSGQAGAIRHGISRALLEVDPEYRTPLKRAGLLTRDPRMKERKKYGLKGARRAPQFSKR, translated from the coding sequence TTGGCACAGGTTCAATATTACGGTACAGGTCGTCGTAAAAGTTCTGTAGCGCGCGTTCGCTTAGTTCCAGGTGAAGGCCGTATCGTCGTTAATAATCGTGAAATTACTGAATACATTCCATTCGCTGCTTTAATCGAAGACGTGAAACAACCTTTGAACATCACAGAAACAGCTAACAGCTACGATGTTCTTGTAACTGTTCACGGTGGTGGATTCTCTGGTCAAGCTGGAGCAATTCGTCACGGTATCTCTCGTGCTCTTCTAGAAGTAGATCCTGAGTACCGTACACCACTTAAACGTGCTGGACTTCTTACTCGTGACCCTCGTATGAAAGAGCGTAAAAAATACGGTCTTAAAGGCGCACGTAGAGCTCCTCAGTTCTCAAAACGTTAA
- a CDS encoding GNAT family N-acetyltransferase, with protein MKLTTERCLIRPFTEDDWQDVYAYTSDPAVMKYIPEGVFSKDAARDFVKNNSHEKAKNFAVLLKEDHTCIGHIVFHPYFGEHTYEIGWVFNPAYQNKGYASESAYAVLHHGFHTLNLHRIIATCQPENVPSWRVMEKMRMRREGYFKKCIPQGNEWWDEFYYAILREEWKT; from the coding sequence ATGAAACTAACGACTGAAAGATGTCTCATTCGACCGTTTACTGAGGATGATTGGCAGGATGTCTATGCATATACATCTGATCCTGCAGTGATGAAGTATATTCCAGAAGGTGTTTTTTCTAAAGACGCTGCAAGGGATTTTGTCAAAAATAATAGTCATGAAAAAGCTAAGAATTTTGCTGTCTTATTAAAAGAAGATCATACATGCATCGGGCATATCGTGTTTCATCCTTACTTTGGTGAGCACACATATGAAATTGGCTGGGTCTTCAATCCTGCATATCAAAACAAAGGCTATGCTTCTGAATCGGCTTATGCTGTACTACATCATGGCTTTCACACACTGAACTTACATCGCATCATTGCCACTTGTCAGCCTGAAAATGTGCCGTCTTGGAGGGTGATGGAGAAAATGAGGATGAGGCGAGAAGGATACTTTAAAAAATGTATACCACAAGGAAATGAGTGGTGGGATGAGTTTTATTATGCCATCTTACGAGAGGAATGGAAAACTTGA
- a CDS encoding amidohydrolase family protein: MRNFDAHFHIIDFDFPIQENQGYTPPSYVVNDYKRDTSDLGIVGGAIVSGSFQGFDQGYLLKALDELGPAFCGVTQLPFTATDDEIDHLNQHGVKALRFNVKRGGSEDISKLDYFARRVYELVGWHSELYIDAKHLPDISSTLEQLPAVSIDHLGLSEEGLPHLLKLVDKGVRVKATGFGRVDLNVEHALTSIYQTNPDALMFGTDLPSTRAKRPFEYGDVELIQQLFDEKAADHILYKNAHHWYFGQ, encoded by the coding sequence ATGAGGAACTTTGATGCACATTTTCATATCATTGATTTTGATTTTCCCATTCAAGAAAACCAAGGGTACACACCGCCTAGTTATGTGGTGAATGATTATAAGAGAGACACATCTGATCTGGGGATTGTCGGTGGAGCGATTGTGTCCGGGTCATTTCAAGGCTTTGATCAAGGCTATTTGTTGAAGGCACTGGATGAACTGGGTCCCGCTTTTTGTGGTGTGACTCAATTACCTTTTACGGCAACTGATGATGAAATTGATCATTTGAATCAACATGGGGTAAAGGCTTTACGTTTTAATGTGAAGCGGGGCGGTTCTGAGGATATTTCAAAGCTCGATTATTTTGCGAGAAGGGTGTATGAGCTGGTGGGCTGGCATAGTGAGCTCTACATAGACGCTAAGCATCTCCCTGACATTTCATCTACGCTCGAACAGCTGCCGGCCGTTTCGATTGATCATTTAGGCTTATCGGAAGAAGGCTTGCCGCATTTGCTCAAGCTAGTTGATAAAGGAGTTCGGGTGAAAGCAACAGGTTTTGGACGAGTCGATTTAAACGTTGAACATGCATTGACGTCCATTTATCAAACGAATCCTGATGCCCTGATGTTTGGTACAGACCTTCCATCCACAAGGGCGAAGCGTCCATTTGAATACGGTGATGTTGAGTTGATTCAACAGCTCTTTGATGAAAAAGCAGCTGATCACATCTTATATAAGAACGCACATCATTGGTATTTTGGTCAATAA
- a CDS encoding GNAT family N-acetyltransferase has product MGFSQLTFREAKLDDLDKIVFMLADDMLGQKRECYTQPLLESYIEAFHSIDSDPNIELIVACDQKEAVGVLQLTMTPFLTHQGGWRASIEGVRTASTHRGKGIGTMLIKKAIQHASDRGCHMIQLTTDKQRPDARRFYEKLGFEATHDGMKLQLPHE; this is encoded by the coding sequence ATGGGATTCAGTCAACTGACGTTCAGGGAAGCCAAGCTGGATGATCTCGACAAAATCGTCTTCATGCTCGCGGATGACATGTTAGGTCAAAAAAGAGAGTGTTACACTCAACCATTATTAGAAAGCTATATCGAAGCCTTTCATTCAATAGATAGTGATCCAAATATTGAACTCATTGTTGCGTGTGATCAGAAAGAAGCTGTCGGTGTTCTTCAGTTGACCATGACACCATTTCTTACACATCAAGGAGGATGGAGAGCATCCATCGAAGGAGTTCGTACGGCTTCGACTCATAGAGGAAAAGGAATTGGCACGATGTTGATAAAAAAGGCTATTCAACATGCAAGCGACCGAGGCTGTCATATGATTCAGCTAACAACAGACAAACAGAGACCAGATGCACGCCGTTTTTACGAAAAGTTGGGCTTTGAAGCTACGCATGATGGGATGAAGCTGCAGCTGCCTCATGAATAA